One window from the genome of Alkalihalobacillus sp. LMS6 encodes:
- the cyoE gene encoding heme o synthase — MEKKPSLAVPKQAFSQVLSETLKTGIIKSNLLAMVAGLSLALYLSGTSINERFPEILFAVIGSTFVIGAAGAFNNLYDRDIDAIMDRTKNRPTVTGRMQPLNALILGISLSLLGILLLLLATPMAALFGFLGLFLYVVPYTMWSKRRTIYNTEIGSISGAIPPLIGWAAVSPELYHPAILGLFVVMVIWQMPHFYAIAIRRHDEYKAASVPMLPVVKGFKRTYIQTNVYLVALIAASFLFMSVSWIITIVAFLLATAWLVLSVVGHKRMEPKKWATLMFVFSLNHLVLLFAVIIGYSMLAPLF; from the coding sequence ATAGAAAAGAAACCCTCTCTTGCTGTGCCTAAGCAGGCATTCTCACAAGTATTATCAGAAACATTAAAGACAGGGATTATTAAATCAAACTTATTGGCAATGGTTGCTGGGCTAAGTTTAGCTCTTTATCTAAGTGGTACGTCTATAAATGAGCGTTTTCCGGAAATTCTTTTTGCTGTTATTGGTTCTACATTTGTTATTGGAGCTGCAGGTGCTTTTAATAACTTGTATGATCGAGATATTGATGCCATTATGGATCGGACAAAAAATAGACCAACCGTAACAGGTAGAATGCAGCCGTTAAATGCACTTATTCTAGGAATTTCCTTGTCGTTACTTGGAATTCTATTATTGTTACTTGCGACACCGATGGCTGCTTTGTTTGGATTTTTAGGTCTTTTCTTATATGTTGTTCCTTATACAATGTGGTCAAAAAGACGAACCATCTACAATACAGAAATCGGTAGTATTAGTGGAGCGATACCTCCTTTAATCGGTTGGGCAGCGGTCTCACCAGAATTGTATCATCCTGCTATTTTAGGCCTTTTTGTGGTTATGGTCATTTGGCAAATGCCGCATTTTTATGCGATTGCCATTCGAAGACACGATGAGTATAAGGCAGCGAGCGTGCCGATGTTACCTGTTGTAAAAGGATTTAAACGCACGTACATTCAAACAAATGTTTACTTAGTTGCGTTAATTGCAGCAAGCTTTTTATTTATGTCAGTTAGCTGGATTATTACAATCGTTGCCTTTCTATTGGCAACGGCTTGGCTCGTTCTAAGTGTTGTTGGTCATAAGCGAATGGAACCAAAGAAATGGGCAACACTTATGTTTGTCTTCTCTTTAAATCATCTTGTTCTTTTATTTGCTGTTATAATTGGCTATTCGATGTTAGCGCCATTGTTTTAA
- a CDS encoding Fur-regulated basic protein FbpA: protein MPEDQTNTIDQLIDELIKRGIYKLNDRHLFELSEEEIKGFYSDHIKE from the coding sequence ATGCCAGAAGATCAAACAAATACGATTGACCAACTAATTGATGAACTTATAAAACGAGGAATTTATAAATTAAATGATCGACACTTATTCGAACTAAGCGAAGAAGAGATAAAAGGTTTTTATTCTGACCACATAAAAGAGTAG
- a CDS encoding DUF1516 family protein, protein MDFFTEYYNIFRGTHEGSWAFLVILFIVAFILYRSRKMKAATILHMITRLFYLFMLVSGIGMLIALNFELFYVVKGLLAILVIGFMEMAAGKAKRNENSLGSLFIVLVLVLVVVLMGFRVISF, encoded by the coding sequence ATGGATTTTTTTACTGAGTATTATAATATTTTCCGCGGAACACATGAAGGCTCATGGGCTTTTCTTGTTATCTTATTTATCGTAGCTTTTATCTTATATAGAAGTAGAAAGATGAAAGCAGCGACAATCCTACATATGATTACAAGGCTATTTTACCTGTTCATGCTTGTTTCGGGCATAGGGATGTTAATTGCGCTTAACTTTGAACTTTTCTATGTCGTTAAAGGCCTATTAGCGATTCTCGTCATTGGCTTTATGGAAATGGCTGCAGGTAAGGCGAAACGTAATGAAAATAGTCTTGGATCGCTTTTCATTGTTCTTGTACTTGTGCTAGTGGTTGTACTAATGGGCTTTCGAGTCATTAGTTTCTAA
- a CDS encoding CcdC family protein translates to MEETSWIVIVIPILIALFMGSAALVIRMRASKRPTSAKLIIIPPLAMSTGALMFLYEPTRPPFFYVMEAIVAGLLFSLILIYTSKFEVRDGEIYLKRSKAFAYILVGLLVVRIILRLLVGQDINPAEISGMFFILAFAMLLPWRIAMLIRYMKLKQGLNHYTTS, encoded by the coding sequence ATGGAAGAAACAAGTTGGATTGTAATCGTTATCCCTATTCTTATTGCCTTGTTTATGGGGAGTGCTGCTCTTGTCATTCGTATGAGAGCTTCCAAGCGACCAACATCTGCAAAGTTAATTATTATTCCTCCATTAGCGATGTCCACAGGTGCGTTAATGTTTTTATATGAGCCGACGAGACCGCCGTTTTTTTATGTAATGGAAGCCATTGTCGCAGGTTTGTTGTTTTCGCTTATTTTAATCTACACGTCTAAATTTGAGGTTCGTGATGGAGAAATCTATTTGAAGCGTTCTAAAGCGTTCGCATACATTCTTGTCGGTTTGCTCGTTGTGCGCATTATCCTGCGATTGTTAGTTGGACAAGACATTAATCCGGCGGAAATATCTGGAATGTTCTTTATTTTAGCGTTTGCCATGCTTCTACCATGGAGAATTGCTATGCTCATTCGTTATATGAAGTTAAAACAAGGGTTAAATCACTACACGACTTCATAA
- a CDS encoding manganese-dependent inorganic pyrophosphatase produces MSNLLIFGHKNPDTDTICSAIAYADLKTQLGFQVEAVRLGDVSGETAHALETFGVEAPRYIESASNETNDVILVDHNERQQSVDDIDDVHVREVIDHHRIANFETADPVYYRAEPVGCTATIIYKIYQEKNVKIPKQIAGLMLSAIISDSLLFKSPTCTDEDIAVAKELEQLADIDAQTYGLAMLKAGADVSSKTSKELLSIDAKEFSMNDYAVEIAQVNTVDITDILSRKSELEKEIQAVIDSKQLDLYVLIITDILENNSTAVTMGKEVAVFEQAFQTTLDQHVAPLPGVVSRKKQVVPPLTESFMQK; encoded by the coding sequence ATGTCGAACCTATTAATCTTTGGTCACAAAAATCCAGATACGGATACAATTTGTTCTGCGATTGCCTATGCAGACTTAAAAACACAGCTTGGTTTTCAAGTCGAGGCTGTTCGGTTAGGTGATGTAAGCGGGGAAACGGCTCACGCATTAGAAACATTTGGCGTTGAAGCACCTCGTTATATTGAATCTGCTTCAAACGAAACAAACGACGTTATTTTAGTCGACCATAACGAGCGTCAACAAAGTGTGGACGATATTGATGATGTTCATGTACGTGAAGTCATTGACCATCACCGTATCGCAAATTTCGAAACAGCCGATCCTGTTTATTATCGTGCAGAACCTGTTGGTTGTACCGCAACGATCATTTATAAAATTTATCAAGAAAAGAACGTAAAAATCCCTAAACAAATTGCGGGTCTTATGCTTTCTGCTATTATTTCTGATTCTTTACTTTTCAAATCACCTACATGTACTGATGAAGATATTGCGGTAGCGAAAGAACTTGAACAACTAGCTGATATTGATGCCCAAACATACGGACTCGCCATGTTAAAAGCAGGTGCAGATGTTTCAAGCAAAACATCAAAAGAACTATTGTCAATTGATGCAAAAGAATTCTCAATGAACGATTATGCAGTGGAAATTGCTCAAGTCAACACCGTAGACATTACCGATATTTTGTCTAGAAAGAGCGAACTTGAGAAAGAGATCCAAGCCGTCATTGATTCCAAACAATTGGACTTGTATGTTTTAATCATCACGGACATTCTTGAAAACAACTCCACCGCCGTGACAATGGGTAAAGAAGTGGCGGTTTTTGAACAAGCGTTCCAAACGACACTCGATCAACATGTCGCTCCATTGCCTGGTGTTGTTTCAAGAAAAAAACAAGTGGTTCCCCCATTAACAGAAAGCTTCATGCAAAAATAA
- a CDS encoding iron chelate uptake ABC transporter family permease subunit gives MQAKWIYIGFGTGAIVLILTFLFAGISPGVWDYALPRRARSVLAIIIVGAVIAFSTLVFQTITNNRILTPSIIGLDSLYVLIQTVLVFIFGTAGIVAVSRYVNYGLSIVFMVLFALLLYVMLFRREQQNLYFLLLVGIVFGTLFSSLSTFMQVVIDPNDFLTIQNRMFASFSNIHVDLLWISMLLIVLTILYIWPYLKYLDAISLGRDQAINLGVPYDKAIRKFLIMIAIFVSISTALVGPILFLGLLVVNVAREMLPTYRHTHMAAVSALVSIIALIGGTLLVERVFSYSAPLSVFINFVGGIYFIYLLLRGTKTT, from the coding sequence ATGCAAGCTAAATGGATATACATTGGCTTCGGCACAGGCGCAATTGTCTTAATTTTAACGTTCTTATTCGCTGGTATTTCACCTGGTGTGTGGGATTATGCATTACCTAGAAGAGCGAGAAGCGTCTTAGCCATTATCATTGTCGGTGCCGTCATTGCGTTTTCAACGCTCGTATTTCAAACGATTACGAACAACCGAATTTTAACGCCAAGTATTATTGGATTGGATTCACTTTACGTGTTAATCCAGACTGTGCTCGTTTTTATTTTTGGAACAGCAGGGATTGTAGCAGTTAGCCGCTATGTCAATTATGGGTTATCCATTGTATTTATGGTATTGTTTGCGCTTTTACTTTACGTCATGTTGTTTAGACGTGAGCAACAAAATTTATACTTTTTGCTCCTTGTAGGAATTGTTTTCGGAACATTGTTTTCGAGTTTATCGACCTTTATGCAGGTCGTTATTGATCCAAATGATTTCTTAACCATTCAAAATCGAATGTTTGCAAGTTTTAGCAATATCCATGTGGATCTATTATGGATCTCAATGCTTTTAATTGTGCTAACCATTTTATACATATGGCCTTACTTAAAGTATTTAGATGCGATTTCACTCGGTAGAGATCAAGCCATTAATTTAGGTGTCCCGTATGATAAAGCGATTCGAAAGTTTTTAATTATGATTGCGATTTTTGTTTCAATCTCGACGGCGCTTGTAGGTCCGATCTTATTTCTGGGATTACTCGTTGTAAACGTTGCCAGAGAGATGTTGCCGACTTATCGACATACGCATATGGCAGCGGTAAGTGCACTTGTAAGCATTATTGCCCTTATAGGTGGAACCTTGTTAGTAGAGAGAGTCTTTTCTTACTCTGCACCACTTAGCGTATTTATTAATTTTGTCGGTGGTATTTACTTCATTTACTTATTATTAAGGGGGACGAAAACGACATGA
- a CDS encoding Ger(x)C family spore germination protein encodes MKKCFFLVFLTMITLSGCWDAIDLQDIQYITALGIDYDEESAEYIVYGESINFGQLSVSQEGRQEAESGAWVAVSRGNTILMALENFNSKSNQTLHWGHVMVIVYGMNALEHESIVEINEGLYRFQQIRTTPWVFATSEKLEDILLVTNMYGDTVHTILFNPDSVYKERSIIRPMSLHQLMRAYAEKGRSATLPKIDINEKELEDNTGKKKDALHANGAVLLKGGKSPKIFDDYQLSGLRWLDYHTVNTPLQLYDEGKTIAALNIIRPKSIIRSEVVDGNVYFDVSVDINASLLDFPPDETLGASRTVDEILDLMKEKVEKQIRDTYMLGLEHGKDVYSLENHLYRSHVRAYKQVEDTFQLREDSLRTITVHPTIEHTGEYEFYRDRVPKAEQER; translated from the coding sequence TTGAAGAAATGTTTCTTTCTCGTTTTTTTAACTATGATCACGTTAAGTGGCTGTTGGGATGCTATTGATTTGCAAGATATCCAGTACATCACGGCACTTGGAATTGATTATGACGAAGAATCAGCTGAATATATTGTATACGGAGAGTCTATTAATTTCGGGCAATTGTCTGTAAGTCAAGAAGGAAGACAAGAAGCTGAATCTGGGGCATGGGTCGCGGTATCACGGGGGAACACGATACTAATGGCTCTCGAAAATTTCAACTCTAAATCAAACCAAACGCTTCACTGGGGGCATGTGATGGTGATTGTGTACGGAATGAATGCGTTGGAACATGAATCGATTGTGGAAATAAATGAAGGGCTGTATCGGTTTCAACAGATTCGCACAACACCTTGGGTATTCGCGACAAGTGAAAAACTAGAAGATATTTTACTTGTCACAAATATGTATGGCGATACAGTGCATACCATTTTGTTTAATCCAGACTCTGTTTACAAAGAGCGCTCTATTATTCGACCAATGTCTTTACATCAGTTAATGCGAGCGTATGCAGAGAAAGGTCGTTCGGCGACGCTGCCAAAGATTGATATTAATGAAAAAGAATTAGAAGATAATACGGGCAAGAAAAAAGATGCCTTACATGCAAATGGAGCAGTTTTATTAAAGGGCGGAAAAAGCCCGAAAATCTTTGATGACTATCAGCTATCAGGGCTACGGTGGCTTGATTATCATACGGTTAATACGCCTCTTCAGCTTTATGATGAGGGAAAAACGATAGCGGCTTTAAATATTATTCGTCCGAAAAGTATCATTCGCTCAGAAGTAGTTGATGGCAACGTGTATTTTGATGTCAGTGTGGACATTAATGCATCGCTTTTAGATTTTCCACCTGATGAAACCCTAGGTGCGTCTCGAACTGTAGATGAAATTCTTGACCTTATGAAAGAAAAAGTGGAAAAACAAATTAGGGATACGTATATGCTTGGTTTAGAGCATGGCAAGGATGTCTATAGCCTTGAAAATCATTTATACCGGAGTCACGTGCGCGCATATAAACAAGTTGAAGACACTTTTCAATTAAGAGAGGACTCGCTTCGTACAATTACGGTTCACCCGACTATTGAACATACAGGGGAGTATGAATTTTATCGAGATCGGGTTCCAAAAGCGGAACAAGAGCGTTGA
- a CDS encoding ABC transporter permease — translation MKIKILLPILIVLSISSLFIGAHEISPLDLFRLTDEEVQTILINRVPRLLSILIVGVSLSVCGLIMQQLTQNKFVSPTTAGTMDWARLGILVAMLVFSSASTMERMLVAFAFALGGTLLFMKILERIRFKNVIFVPLVGLMLGSVVNSITTFIAYQNDLIQSLSSWMQGNFALIIRGNYELLYIGIPLVFIAFLFANRFTVAGLGKDFSTNLGMNYNRIMNIGLLIVAMVTATVVVTIGSVPFLGLIIPNIVSIMRGDNLKNSLPHTALFGAIFLLACDILGRILIYPYEIPIGLMVGVIGSAIFLYLLLRRPKHAS, via the coding sequence ATGAAAATAAAGATTTTATTGCCGATTCTCATTGTGTTATCGATTAGTTCACTTTTTATTGGTGCCCATGAAATTTCACCACTTGATCTTTTTCGTTTAACGGATGAAGAAGTCCAGACTATATTAATTAATCGAGTGCCAAGACTTTTGAGCATTCTCATTGTAGGCGTTAGTTTAAGTGTGTGCGGGTTAATTATGCAGCAACTAACGCAAAATAAATTTGTCTCGCCAACGACAGCAGGAACGATGGACTGGGCGCGTTTAGGCATTTTAGTTGCGATGCTCGTTTTTTCATCAGCAAGCACGATGGAGCGTATGCTCGTTGCCTTTGCTTTTGCTTTAGGTGGAACGCTTTTATTTATGAAAATTTTAGAGCGTATTCGCTTTAAAAATGTCATCTTTGTCCCACTAGTTGGTTTAATGCTTGGAAGTGTTGTGAATTCTATTACGACGTTTATTGCATACCAAAATGATTTAATTCAATCCCTCTCCTCTTGGATGCAAGGAAACTTTGCTTTAATCATAAGAGGAAATTATGAACTTCTTTACATAGGTATACCCTTAGTATTCATCGCGTTTCTTTTTGCAAACCGCTTTACGGTTGCAGGCTTAGGAAAAGATTTCTCGACAAATCTAGGGATGAACTACAATCGCATTATGAACATCGGTTTATTAATTGTGGCGATGGTAACCGCAACAGTTGTTGTAACAATTGGTTCTGTTCCATTTTTAGGACTCATCATACCAAATATTGTTTCAATCATGCGTGGAGATAATTTGAAAAATAGTTTACCGCACACAGCATTATTTGGAGCCATTTTCTTACTTGCCTGCGATATTTTAGGTCGAATCCTTATCTATCCTTACGAGATTCCAATTGGCTTAATGGTTGGCGTCATTGGGAGCGCAATTTTCCTTTATCTGCTCTTAAGGAGGCCAAAACATGCAAGCTAA
- a CDS encoding phosphatase PAP2 family protein: protein MKTIRKFPLLTSTVFLVLFLSIFLSFRTNVVTSIDYTVLAWFQDIRTDIVYTIMNGFAFIGSTNVVVILTIAVIVILLLTRSSWVDIFYTAIVMSMTGILNTVAKFSIARIRPEDFMMVDLSSYSFPSGHTMGAASFYSVLAFLIWRRTDHRPTRIVIVIFSTVMILLMGVSRLFLGVHYPTDVLGGFFLSGAILTFFYWLLYKRRA, encoded by the coding sequence GTGAAAACGATTCGAAAATTCCCTCTTCTCACAAGTACTGTTTTTCTCGTATTATTTCTTAGTATCTTTTTGTCTTTTCGTACGAATGTGGTCACGTCTATTGACTATACGGTGTTAGCATGGTTTCAAGACATTCGTACTGATATTGTTTATACAATCATGAATGGATTTGCATTTATTGGTTCCACAAATGTTGTTGTGATTCTCACAATAGCAGTTATTGTCATTTTGTTGCTTACACGCTCATCGTGGGTCGATATTTTCTACACGGCGATCGTCATGAGTATGACAGGCATACTAAATACAGTTGCTAAGTTTAGCATTGCCCGTATACGCCCCGAGGATTTTATGATGGTTGATCTATCCTCGTATAGCTTTCCAAGTGGTCACACGATGGGAGCGGCTTCTTTTTATAGCGTACTAGCGTTTCTCATTTGGCGAAGAACCGATCATCGACCGACTCGAATCGTTATAGTGATTTTCTCGACTGTGATGATTTTACTTATGGGTGTTTCAAGACTGTTTCTAGGCGTTCACTACCCAACGGATGTTCTTGGCGGCTTCTTTCTTAGCGGAGCCATTTTAACGTTTTTTTATTGGCTATTATACAAACGACGAGCATGA
- a CDS encoding small multi-drug export protein, producing MMDVDFSYMLVLFIGAIIPLVEYMLAVPVGVILMGEPVVPVVIVAIIGNTLGVIGIVLLGEKIRALILRRKKDTEENKPNRRKEKTQKYLEKYGMPGVGIIGSFLLSSHLSAATAVALGVPKGLAIFWTVIGVLIWATVFGIVSVYASHWFEPFLGPQAIKE from the coding sequence ATGATGGACGTTGATTTTTCGTATATGCTTGTTCTGTTTATTGGAGCCATTATTCCACTTGTAGAATATATGTTAGCCGTTCCGGTTGGCGTCATTTTGATGGGGGAGCCTGTTGTACCAGTTGTGATTGTGGCAATTATTGGTAATACTTTAGGGGTTATTGGGATTGTATTATTAGGTGAGAAGATTCGAGCACTTATACTTCGACGTAAAAAAGATACCGAAGAGAATAAACCAAATCGAAGAAAAGAAAAGACGCAAAAATATTTAGAGAAATATGGAATGCCAGGTGTAGGAATTATAGGTTCTTTTCTATTAAGCAGTCATTTGTCTGCGGCAACAGCGGTTGCTCTTGGTGTGCCAAAAGGGTTAGCCATCTTTTGGACAGTCATAGGTGTATTAATTTGGGCAACCGTTTTCGGTATTGTATCTGTGTATGCAAGTCATTGGTTTGAGCCTTTTTTAGGGCCGCAAGCAATAAAAGAGTAG